One part of the Epinephelus fuscoguttatus linkage group LG12, E.fuscoguttatus.final_Chr_v1 genome encodes these proteins:
- the guca1d gene encoding guanylate cyclase activator 1d, with translation MGNHGSNLDDILAEDMHHWYNKFMRESPSGLITLFELKAILGLKGMTENANSYVDQVFFTFDMDGDGYIDFVEYIAAISLLLKGEINQKLKWYFKLFDQDGNGKIDKEELETIFSAIQDITRNRDIDPEDIVALIFERIDVKGEGELTLEEFIEGARDHEDIMDMLKNLMDLTPVLVIIVEGRTG, from the exons ATGGGGAACCACGGCTCGAACCTGGACGACATCCTGGCGGAGGACATGCACCACTGGTACAACAAGTTCATGAGGGAGTCTCCGTCGGGCCTCATCACGCTGTTCGAGCTGAAGGCCATCCTGGGCCTGAAGGGCATGACAGAGAACGCCAACAGCTATGTGGACCAGGTCTTCTTCACCTTTGACATGGATGGG GACGGTTACATCGACTTTGTGGAGTACATCGCAGCCATCAGTCTGCTGCTGAAAGGAGAAATCAACCAGAAACTAAAGTGGTACTTCAAACTGTTCGACCAGGACGGCAACGGAAAGATTGACAAAGAAGAGCTGGAGACCATCTTTTCG GCCATCCAGGACATCACACGGAACAGAGACATCGACCCCGAGGACATCGTCGCGCTCATATTCGAGAGGATCGACGTGAAGGGAGAAG GTGAGCTGACTCTGGAGGAATTCATCGAGGGAGCCAGAGACCACGAGGACATCATGGACATGCTGAAGAACCTGATGGACCTGACGCCGGTGTTAGTCATCATCGTGGAGGGCCGGACGGGGTGA
- the alg8 gene encoding probable dolichyl pyrophosphate Glc1Man9GlcNAc2 alpha-1,3-glucosyltransferase, with protein sequence MAAVESWSWFPALALGVSFLKCLFISAYHSTDFEVHRNWLAITHSLPVSRWYHENTSEWTLDYPPLFAWFELGLSHVAQHFDRNMLQVENLNYASPATVLFQRLSVIFTDVVFIYAARECCRCVQKQKSSRDVLNRPSFILAVLLLWNFGLLIVDHIHFQYNGFLFGFLLLSVAKHLQSRHLQGALLFSVLLNLKHIYLYVAPAYGIYLLRSYCFTQDDKDGSIRWRSFSLLRLLALGSIVTSVCALSFGPFIAMGQLPQVLSRLFPFKRGLCHAYWAPNIWALYNMLDKSLAILGVRLKLLEEAELPRASMTGGLVQEFQHSVLPSVTPSVTLVCTLISILPAVASIWWRPRGARGFLRCLLLCALGSFMFGWHVHEKAILIAILPLSILAVESREDAGIFLVLATTGHYSLFPLIFTPAELPIKVCLMLMFTIYSVTALRKLHSGQGSLLHPLESIYLLGLVAVAVACEVVFPLSPWQQKLPFLPLLATSVYCSVGVCYSFLRLYISLLRGQKEEKPKQL encoded by the exons ATGGCGGCGGTGGAGAGTTGGAGCTGGTTTCCAGCGTTAGCACTGGGAGTTTCTTTCCTCAAATGTCTGTTTATCAGTGCATA tcacTCCACAGACTTCGAGGTGCACAGGAACTGGTTGGCGATCACACACAGTCTGCCAGTGTCCAGGTGGTACCATGAG AACACGTCGGAGTGGACTCTGGACTACCCTCCGCTGTTCGCCTGGTTCGAGCTCGGTCTGTCTCACGTTGCTCAGCACTTTGACAGAAACATGCTGCAGGTGGAGAATCTGAACTACGCCAGCCCGGCTACCGTCCTCTTCCAGAGGCTGTCGGTCATCTTCACTGACGTGGTTTTTATCTACGCTGCCAGAGA GTGCTGCAGGTGTGTTCAGAAGCAGAAAAGTTCTCGGGACGTTTTGAATCGCCCGTCCTTCATCCTGGCTGTCCTGCTGCTCTGGAACTTCGGCCTCCTCATCGTCGATC ACATTCACTTCCAGTATAACGGCTTCCTGTTTGGCTTCCTGCTGCTGTCGGTGGCTAAACACCTGCAG TCCCGTCACCTGCAGGGGGCGCTGCTGTTCTCCGTCCTGCTCAACCTGAAGCACATCTACCTGTACGTGGCTCCGGCCTACGGCATCTACCTGCTGAGGAGTTACTGCTTCACCCAGGACGACAAAG acGGCTCcatcaggtggaggagtttcaGTCTGCTCCGTCTGCTGGCTCTGGGCAGCATCGTGACCTCTGTCTGCGCTCTGTCCTTCGGCCCCTTCATCGCCATG ggtCAGCTCCCTCAGGTCCTGTCCCGTCTCTTCCCCTTTAAGAGGGGCCTCTGTCATGCCTACTGGGCCCCAAACATCTGGGCCCTCTACAACATGCTGGACAAAAGCCTGGCGATACTCG GAGTTCGTCtgaagctgctggaggaggCGGAGCTCCCTCGAGCCTCCATGACGGGCGGGTTGGTTCAGGAGTTTCAGCACTCGGTCCTCCCCTCCGTCACTCCCTCCGTCACACTCGTCTGCACTCTGATCTCCATCCTG CCGGCGGTGGCGTCCATCTGGTGGCGTCCTCGTGGTGCTCGGGGTTTCCTGCGCTGCCTGCTTCTCTGCGCTCTCGGCTCCTTCATGTTCGGCTGGCACGTCCATGAGAAAGCCATCCTCATCGCCATCCTGCCGCTCAG CATCCTGGCAGTTGAGAGCAGAGAGGATGCTGGTATTTTCCTGGTTCTGGCCACCACAGGTCATTACTCATTGTTTCCGCTGATCTTCACCCCCGCAG AGCTGCCCATCAAAGTGTGTCTGATGCTGATGTTCACCATCTACTCTGTCACCGCTCTGAGGAAACTTCACAG CGGTCAGGGGTCTCTGCTCCATCCTCTGGAGTCCATCTACCTGCTGGGACTGGTCGCCGTGGCGGTCGCCTGCGAGGTCGTCTTCCctctgtcaccatggcaacagaagCTGCCCTTCCTCCCGCTGCTGGCGACCTCGGTGTACTGCTCCGTGGGCGTCTGTTACTCCTTCCTGCGTCTGTACATCAGTCTGCTGAGGGGGCAGAAGGAGGAGAAGCCCAAACAGCTGTGA